A stretch of Sulfurimonas xiamenensis DNA encodes these proteins:
- a CDS encoding LL-diaminopimelate aminotransferase produces the protein MFDEIQFERIKRLPKYVFAEVNDLKMAERRAGADVIDFSMGNPDGDTPKHIREKLIESAQKTKTHGYSTSKGIPKLLAAIADWYKKRYDCDLDPETECVATMGSKEGYAHLAYAITNPGDVAVVPDPTYPIHEYSFILAGGNVVKFGIEFDDDYRLDEDKFFEDLDRVLKESSPKPKYVLVNFPHNPTTATVTQEFYVRLVAMAKERRFYIISDIAYGDITFDGYVTPSIMSVPGAKDVAVESFTLSKSYNMAGWRVGFFVGNKKLIGALQKIKSWLDYGMFTPIQVAATVALNGDQHCVKDITDKYNHRQEVLLKAFDRAGWHIRKNHASMFVWAKLPECAQHLGSLEFSKRLLKEAGVAVAPGIGFGSYGEGYVRIALIENDNRIRQAARNIKEFLKQFQEEKK, from the coding sequence ATGTTTGACGAGATACAATTTGAGAGAATAAAAAGGTTACCGAAGTATGTGTTTGCTGAGGTAAATGACCTTAAAATGGCAGAACGCAGGGCAGGTGCTGATGTTATAGATTTTTCTATGGGAAATCCTGATGGAGATACTCCTAAGCATATAAGAGAGAAGCTTATTGAGTCTGCGCAAAAAACAAAAACACACGGTTATTCAACTTCAAAAGGTATTCCTAAACTTTTAGCCGCTATCGCTGATTGGTACAAAAAAAGATATGACTGTGATTTAGATCCTGAAACAGAGTGTGTAGCTACAATGGGTTCCAAAGAGGGGTATGCACACTTAGCGTATGCTATCACCAATCCTGGAGATGTTGCAGTTGTTCCTGATCCTACTTATCCAATTCATGAGTACTCTTTTATATTGGCAGGCGGGAATGTTGTTAAATTTGGAATAGAGTTTGATGATGATTACAGACTTGATGAGGATAAATTTTTTGAAGATCTTGATAGAGTCTTAAAAGAGAGTTCGCCAAAACCTAAATATGTTTTGGTTAACTTTCCTCACAATCCTACAACAGCAACTGTTACTCAGGAATTTTATGTTCGTCTTGTTGCCATGGCAAAAGAGAGAAGATTTTATATTATCAGTGATATAGCATATGGTGATATAACTTTTGACGGTTATGTAACGCCTTCTATAATGAGCGTACCTGGAGCAAAAGATGTGGCAGTTGAGAGTTTTACTCTTTCAAAAAGCTACAATATGGCAGGGTGGCGCGTTGGCTTCTTTGTCGGAAACAAAAAGCTTATAGGCGCTCTTCAAAAGATCAAATCTTGGTTGGATTATGGAATGTTTACGCCGATTCAAGTGGCAGCTACTGTTGCATTAAACGGAGATCAGCACTGCGTTAAAGATATAACGGATAAATATAATCACCGTCAAGAAGTTTTGTTAAAAGCATTTGACAGGGCAGGCTGGCATATAAGAAAAAATCATGCCAGTATGTTTGTTTGGGCAAAACTGCCTGAATGTGCTCAGCATTTAGGATCTTTAGAGTTTTCAAAAAGACTTTTAAAAGAGGCAGGTGTTGCCGTGGCTCCTGGCATCGGATTTGGCTCATATGGTGAAGGGTATGTTCGTATAGCTTTGATAGAAAATGACAACCGTATTCGCCAAGCAGCTAGAAATATAAAAGAGTTTTTAAAACAATTTCAAGAAGAAAAAAAGTAA
- the rlmB gene encoding 23S rRNA (guanosine(2251)-2'-O)-methyltransferase RlmB has product MLIYAKQPINYIIANHPQKIKTLYLAKEIDKKEYSRLMKMDFEIKRIPSDAAGKMCKNASHQGILAEIDPYKLYDYKTFLNYEFVLVLSGLTDVGNIGAIIRSAYALGVEAVIACGVKTLPLEAIVRTSTGALLDMPFAIETNVHNVMNDLKMSGFYTYGADMNGKDIRDVKVKQKRALFLGSEGEGLSARVTSKLDEIVSIKMSHKFDSLNVGAAGAILMDRMRI; this is encoded by the coding sequence ATGTTAATTTATGCAAAACAACCAATCAATTATATCATTGCCAATCATCCACAAAAGATAAAAACACTTTATTTAGCAAAAGAGATAGATAAAAAAGAGTATTCGCGTCTTATGAAGATGGATTTTGAAATCAAAAGAATCCCATCTGATGCAGCGGGAAAAATGTGTAAAAATGCATCTCATCAAGGGATACTCGCAGAAATTGATCCTTATAAACTCTATGACTATAAAACATTTTTAAATTATGAATTTGTACTTGTTTTATCAGGTTTGACTGATGTTGGAAATATCGGCGCAATAATCAGGAGTGCTTATGCTTTGGGTGTTGAAGCAGTTATAGCATGCGGGGTAAAAACACTGCCTCTTGAAGCTATTGTCAGAACTAGTACAGGAGCACTTTTGGATATGCCTTTTGCAATAGAAACAAATGTTCATAATGTAATGAATGATCTTAAAATGTCGGGTTTCTACACTTATGGGGCAGATATGAATGGCAAAGATATTCGTGATGTTAAAGTGAAACAAAAAAGAGCTTTGTTTTTAGGCAGTGAAGGTGAAGGGTTGAGTGCCAGAGTAACTTCAAAACTAGATGAGATAGTAAGTATAAAAATGTCACATAAGTTTGATTCTTTAAATGTAGGTGCAGCTGGAGCTATATTGATGGATAGGATGAGAATATGA
- the rsmI gene encoding 16S rRNA (cytidine(1402)-2'-O)-methyltransferase: MLTLVPTPIGNIGDISLRAIEALSSADTLLCEDTRVTKKLIHILKERYSTDFKSDQNFISLHSHNEKEFIAKLEPSFFDQNVIYVSDAGMPGISDPGQALVKYCQEMGVAYDVLPGANALLTAFVASGFVDTKMLFWGFLPHKGKERAASLQGALGSGFTTVLYESPHRLAKLLDELSYEEPKREIFLAKELTKKYQNYYFGTADEIKHKLDANLRGEWVVVISASKAQNSSAITQNDILELDLPKKVQAKLIGKITGENTKACYERLLKL; encoded by the coding sequence TTGCTTACACTTGTTCCAACTCCGATTGGAAATATAGGCGATATATCGCTTAGAGCCATAGAGGCTCTAAGTAGTGCCGACACCCTTTTATGCGAAGATACTCGCGTTACAAAAAAACTTATCCATATTTTAAAAGAGCGGTATAGCACTGACTTTAAATCTGATCAAAATTTTATTTCACTCCACTCTCATAATGAAAAAGAGTTTATAGCAAAACTAGAGCCCTCTTTTTTTGATCAAAATGTTATTTATGTAAGTGATGCCGGCATGCCCGGTATAAGTGACCCCGGACAAGCTTTAGTAAAATATTGTCAAGAGATGGGTGTTGCTTATGATGTTCTGCCCGGTGCAAATGCACTTTTAACTGCTTTTGTGGCAAGCGGATTTGTAGATACAAAGATGCTTTTTTGGGGATTTTTGCCTCACAAAGGTAAAGAGAGAGCAGCCTCGCTTCAAGGTGCTCTTGGAAGCGGATTTACCACAGTTCTCTATGAATCTCCACATAGGCTTGCCAAACTTTTGGACGAACTCTCTTACGAAGAACCTAAAAGAGAGATATTTTTAGCAAAAGAGCTTACAAAAAAGTATCAAAATTATTATTTTGGAACGGCAGATGAGATAAAACACAAACTTGATGCAAATCTTCGAGGGGAGTGGGTTGTCGTTATTAGTGCATCAAAGGCACAAAACAGCAGCGCAATAACTCAAAATGATATTTTAGAGCTTGATTTGCCGAAAAAAGTTCAAGCAAAACTTATTGGCAAAATAACTGGTGAAAATACAAAAGCATGTTATGAAAGATTATTAAAACTTTAA
- the rpmE gene encoding 50S ribosomal protein L31, whose amino-acid sequence MKKDIHPKLVTCTVTCACGNTFETLSQKDEMRIDICNECHPFFTGSERMVDTAGRIEKFNQRYAKK is encoded by the coding sequence ATGAAAAAAGATATCCACCCGAAATTAGTAACATGTACTGTAACTTGTGCATGTGGAAACACTTTTGAGACATTAAGTCAAAAAGATGAGATGAGAATTGACATCTGTAATGAGTGTCACCCTTTCTTTACAGGTTCTGAGAGAATGGTAGATACTGCAGGAAGAATTGAGAAATTCAACCAGCGTTACGCAAAAAAATAA
- a CDS encoding 16S rRNA (uracil(1498)-N(3))-methyltransferase produces the protein MELIYIFDDEAGRDTLCIRGDLYKYLIKVRRHKKGDELYFRAKQNLEILHRYKIESVEPRSAELSLLFSKKEEIKSTKSLHLGWCVIDSNSIEKVLPSLCETGVERISFIFCDRSQKNFKLDFKRFERILEASMQQCGRSTYIEFDTYKNIEEFVTKFPDVNVFDFCQNALQDYSGIKRVLIGCEGGFSDKERELLSSLKTFRLDTPMVLRSESAVAAIAAKILL, from the coding sequence GTGGAATTGATATATATATTTGATGATGAAGCAGGTCGTGATACTCTTTGTATAAGAGGTGACTTATACAAATATTTAATCAAAGTTCGTCGTCACAAAAAGGGTGATGAATTATATTTTAGAGCAAAACAGAATTTAGAGATTTTACATAGATACAAAATAGAGAGCGTTGAGCCAAGAAGTGCAGAGTTATCGCTGCTTTTTTCAAAAAAAGAGGAAATTAAAAGCACAAAGTCTCTTCATCTTGGTTGGTGCGTAATAGACTCAAATTCTATAGAAAAAGTGCTTCCTTCTCTTTGTGAGACAGGAGTTGAGAGAATATCATTTATATTTTGTGATAGAAGTCAGAAAAATTTTAAACTTGATTTTAAAAGATTTGAGAGAATTTTAGAAGCTTCTATGCAGCAGTGCGGCAGAAGTACATATATAGAGTTTGACACCTATAAAAACATAGAAGAGTTTGTAACGAAGTTTCCTGATGTAAATGTATTTGATTTTTGTCAAAATGCATTGCAGGACTACAGTGGTATAAAAAGAGTTTTAATAGGGTGTGAAGGTGGATTTTCTGATAAAGAGAGAGAGCTTCTTTCATCTTTAAAAACATTTAGATTAGATACGCCGATGGTATTAAGATCAGAGAGCGCTGTAGCGGCAATAGCAGCTAAAATACTTCTTTAA
- a CDS encoding molybdopterin molybdotransferase MoeA: MAVTIEEAFEYIYKNTTAKSIKILPIEQVLGYVLAEDIIASHNLPPYDNSAMDGYAVKVEDAGKEVKVNHTIFAGDDSKEELKSGFAIKIMTGARVPKGCETIVPIEDAVISQDKIKLPKKLKPFRHIRLCGEDIKSATTLLKRGQRLQAHHITLLASQGISHTKVYKKPKVAIFASGNELKMHFENVTSYQLYNTNTPTFFSRVKELGCEVDFIGTSQDSLKDIQEHIKSALESDLIITSGGVSVGDADFTKEAFGAFGYEIFFDKIDIKPGKPTTFGRIKDTLILNLPGNPLAAALNFELFGQSIILALSGDKAKYINTIETKMADDYTLKPGRRSLIPGYFDGIKFIPHKKFAPGMISPLAASNAYIIIENDCEILKKDAKVKIIPTRFSFNSKEINDLINTTKE; this comes from the coding sequence ATGGCAGTTACAATAGAAGAAGCATTTGAATATATTTATAAAAATACTACGGCAAAATCAATCAAGATATTACCGATTGAGCAAGTTTTAGGATATGTTTTGGCAGAAGATATTATTGCATCGCACAATCTTCCGCCTTATGACAATTCAGCTATGGACGGTTATGCTGTTAAAGTTGAAGATGCAGGCAAAGAGGTAAAAGTAAATCATACAATTTTTGCGGGTGATGATTCAAAAGAGGAGTTAAAAAGCGGATTTGCTATCAAAATAATGACGGGGGCAAGGGTTCCAAAAGGGTGTGAAACAATTGTTCCAATTGAAGATGCAGTAATTTCACAGGATAAAATAAAACTTCCCAAAAAATTAAAACCATTTAGACATATCCGTTTATGTGGTGAAGATATCAAAAGCGCAACTACTCTGTTAAAGAGAGGACAAAGACTTCAAGCGCATCATATTACACTCTTAGCTTCACAGGGCATAAGTCACACTAAAGTTTACAAAAAACCAAAAGTAGCTATATTTGCTTCGGGGAACGAGCTTAAAATGCATTTTGAGAATGTTACATCCTATCAGCTCTACAACACAAATACTCCAACATTTTTTTCAAGAGTCAAAGAACTCGGATGTGAAGTTGACTTTATCGGAACATCTCAAGACTCTTTAAAAGATATACAAGAACATATAAAAAGTGCTCTTGAGAGCGACCTTATCATCACTTCAGGAGGGGTTAGCGTAGGTGATGCAGACTTTACAAAAGAGGCTTTTGGTGCATTCGGTTATGAAATATTTTTTGATAAAATTGACATTAAACCAGGCAAACCAACAACTTTTGGACGCATAAAAGATACTTTAATTTTAAATCTTCCGGGAAATCCTCTGGCAGCCGCACTCAATTTTGAACTTTTTGGGCAAAGCATTATTTTGGCATTAAGCGGCGATAAAGCAAAGTATATAAATACAATAGAAACAAAAATGGCAGATGACTACACTTTAAAACCAGGAAGAAGATCTCTTATTCCCGGATATTTTGATGGCATAAAATTTATACCGCATAAAAAATTTGCTCCCGGTATGATATCCCCGCTGGCAGCTTCAAACGCATATATAATTATAGAGAATGATTGTGAAATTTTAAAAAAAGATGCTAAAGTTAAAATAATTCCTACAAGATTTAGTTTTAACTCTAAAGAAATAAACGATTTAATAAATACTACAAAAGAGTAA
- a CDS encoding 6-pyruvoyl trahydropterin synthase family protein: protein MIIRKLFKFENAHIVRGCSSSKCRSSLHGHSYKVELLFASNFLDNGQMVYDFGLMKQNMKDLIESFDHSIAIWRDDNKEYIDAMKKNSARWVLLPVSPSAEQFSRVIFVMIDKLLELTTTINGEREVKLHSVIVHETDTGYAQAFREDAYSLNMGLINLEEFAFSEEVQKNWRDSNLLDKIKKRERFINPKSV, encoded by the coding sequence ATGATAATTAGAAAGCTTTTTAAATTTGAGAATGCTCATATTGTTAGAGGCTGTTCCAGTTCGAAGTGTAGAAGCTCTCTGCATGGCCACTCTTATAAAGTTGAGCTTTTGTTTGCATCCAATTTTTTAGATAATGGTCAAATGGTTTATGATTTTGGTTTGATGAAGCAAAACATGAAAGATCTTATTGAGAGTTTTGACCATAGTATAGCAATCTGGAGAGATGACAACAAAGAGTACATAGATGCTATGAAAAAAAACTCTGCAAGATGGGTTCTTCTTCCTGTTTCTCCATCTGCTGAGCAGTTCAGCCGTGTTATTTTTGTAATGATAGATAAGCTCTTAGAGTTAACTACAACCATAAACGGGGAGAGAGAAGTAAAGCTTCACAGTGTTATTGTTCATGAAACAGATACGGGATATGCACAAGCTTTTAGAGAGGATGCTTACTCTCTAAATATGGGTTTAATAAATCTCGAAGAGTTTGCTTTTAGTGAAGAAGTCCAAAAAAATTGGAGAGATTCAAACCTTTTAGATAAGATAAAAAAGAGAGAAAGGTTTATAAATCCCAAGAGTGTTTAA
- a CDS encoding 7-carboxy-7-deazaguanine synthase QueE yields MIYLVEHFYSIQGEGRYSGSPSIFFRFGGCNMKCEGFNCQEIAPDGTKVLGCDTVYAVNKEHFSQNWVEIKSSKELLNILNIYDLPRSVDIVLTGGEPLIYANEKVFVEFLEALHKKGHRITFETNASLRVDFEKFPIYKKCIFALSVKLSNSNESFSKRVRGDIINSIASNAKEAFFKFSIDAESITLGLEEEISEIILHSPATQVYCMPLGGNKEEVETNTEPLIEFCKSKGYNFSDRLHIRIWDQNKGV; encoded by the coding sequence ATGATATATCTAGTCGAACATTTTTACAGTATCCAGGGCGAGGGTAGATACAGCGGTTCTCCGTCAATCTTTTTTCGCTTTGGCGGATGTAATATGAAATGCGAAGGTTTTAACTGTCAAGAGATAGCTCCTGATGGTACAAAGGTTTTAGGATGTGATACGGTTTATGCCGTAAATAAAGAGCATTTTTCTCAAAATTGGGTAGAAATAAAAAGTTCAAAAGAGCTTCTTAATATTTTAAATATTTATGATTTGCCTAGAAGTGTAGATATTGTTTTAACAGGCGGAGAACCGCTTATATATGCAAATGAAAAGGTTTTTGTAGAGTTTTTGGAAGCTTTGCATAAAAAAGGTCATAGAATCACTTTTGAGACAAATGCTTCTTTGCGCGTAGATTTTGAAAAATTTCCCATATATAAAAAGTGTATATTCGCTTTATCTGTAAAGTTGTCAAATTCAAATGAATCTTTTAGCAAAAGAGTTCGAGGAGATATTATAAACTCTATTGCCTCAAATGCCAAAGAGGCTTTTTTTAAGTTTTCCATAGATGCGGAATCTATAACTCTAGGCTTGGAAGAGGAGATATCAGAGATAATTCTGCACTCTCCGGCGACTCAGGTTTATTGTATGCCTCTTGGAGGGAACAAAGAGGAAGTGGAGACCAATACAGAGCCTCTTATAGAGTTTTGCAAATCAAAAGGGTACAATTTTAGCGACAGACTTCATATAAGAATATGGGATCAGAACAAAGGGGTTTAG